One genomic window of Ictalurus punctatus breed USDA103 chromosome 23, Coco_2.0, whole genome shotgun sequence includes the following:
- the LOC108256745 gene encoding cytochrome c oxidase subunit 4 isoform 1, mitochondrial isoform X3 — protein sequence MMLSSRVLLRGLRAETGLWRSLSTSTRALASHSRGVDVIDCSVPQYNNRLDTPLTDIPFVRNLTPEQKMLKEKEKESWTKLTEEEKLALYRLSFQLSYAEMRKGSDEWKTVLGGVFIFIGFTGLLVLWQRLYGFVTTLLLLTSWAPFYPRQ from the exons ATG ATGCTCTCTTCCCGTGTGCTGCTTCGGGGTTTGCGGGCTGAGACCGGGCTCTGGAGGAGCCTGTCCACCTCGACCAGAGCACTGGCTTCACACAGTCGCG GTGTTGATGTGATAGACTGCAGTGTTCCTCAGTACAATAACCGTCTGGATACACCACTGACTGATATCCCATTCGTCAGAAATCTCACTCCTGAGCAGAAGAtgctgaaggagaaagagaaggagtCATGGACCAAACTCACCGAGGAGGAGAAACTAGCAC TGTATAGGCTCTCATTTCAACTGAGCTATGCTGAGATGAGGAAGGGATCTGATGAGTGGAAGACAGTGCTGGGAGGGGTCTTCATTTTCATTGGCTTCACAGGCCTGTTGGTGTTGTGGCAGCGTTTGTATG gTTTTGTTACTACTTTGTTACTACTGACATCCTGGGCTCCATTTTATCCAAGACAATGA
- the LOC108256745 gene encoding cytochrome c oxidase subunit 4 isoform 1, mitochondrial isoform X1, with protein sequence MMLSSRVLLRGLRAETGLWRSLSTSTRALASHSRGVDVIDCSVPQYNNRLDTPLTDIPFVRNLTPEQKMLKEKEKESWTKLTEEEKLALYRLSFQLSYAEMRKGSDEWKTVLGGVFIFIGFTGLLVLWQRLYVYGDVPHTFSPEWVEKQTQRMIDMRVNPVHGFSVNWDYEKKQWK encoded by the exons ATG ATGCTCTCTTCCCGTGTGCTGCTTCGGGGTTTGCGGGCTGAGACCGGGCTCTGGAGGAGCCTGTCCACCTCGACCAGAGCACTGGCTTCACACAGTCGCG GTGTTGATGTGATAGACTGCAGTGTTCCTCAGTACAATAACCGTCTGGATACACCACTGACTGATATCCCATTCGTCAGAAATCTCACTCCTGAGCAGAAGAtgctgaaggagaaagagaaggagtCATGGACCAAACTCACCGAGGAGGAGAAACTAGCAC TGTATAGGCTCTCATTTCAACTGAGCTATGCTGAGATGAGGAAGGGATCTGATGAGTGGAAGACAGTGCTGGGAGGGGTCTTCATTTTCATTGGCTTCACAGGCCTGTTGGTGTTGTGGCAGCGTTTGTATG TGTACGGAGACGTGCCACACACGTTTTCTCCTGAATGGGTGGAGAAGCAAACCCAGCGGATGATCGACATGAGGGTTAACCCTGTGCACGGCTTCTCTGTCAACTGGGACTATGAGAAGAAGCAGTGGAAGTAG
- the LOC108256745 gene encoding cytochrome c oxidase subunit 4 isoform 1, mitochondrial isoform X2, translated as MLSSRVLLRGLRAETGLWRSLSTSTRALASHSRGVDVIDCSVPQYNNRLDTPLTDIPFVRNLTPEQKMLKEKEKESWTKLTEEEKLALYRLSFQLSYAEMRKGSDEWKTVLGGVFIFIGFTGLLVLWQRLYVYGDVPHTFSPEWVEKQTQRMIDMRVNPVHGFSVNWDYEKKQWK; from the exons ATGCTCTCTTCCCGTGTGCTGCTTCGGGGTTTGCGGGCTGAGACCGGGCTCTGGAGGAGCCTGTCCACCTCGACCAGAGCACTGGCTTCACACAGTCGCG GTGTTGATGTGATAGACTGCAGTGTTCCTCAGTACAATAACCGTCTGGATACACCACTGACTGATATCCCATTCGTCAGAAATCTCACTCCTGAGCAGAAGAtgctgaaggagaaagagaaggagtCATGGACCAAACTCACCGAGGAGGAGAAACTAGCAC TGTATAGGCTCTCATTTCAACTGAGCTATGCTGAGATGAGGAAGGGATCTGATGAGTGGAAGACAGTGCTGGGAGGGGTCTTCATTTTCATTGGCTTCACAGGCCTGTTGGTGTTGTGGCAGCGTTTGTATG TGTACGGAGACGTGCCACACACGTTTTCTCCTGAATGGGTGGAGAAGCAAACCCAGCGGATGATCGACATGAGGGTTAACCCTGTGCACGGCTTCTCTGTCAACTGGGACTATGAGAAGAAGCAGTGGAAGTAG